A segment of the Clarias gariepinus mitochondrion, complete genome genome:
TTAGACGCTGAAAACCTAAAATCAGACACCTGAAACTGACCATGGCACTAAACTTATTTGACCAATTCATAAGCCCCACACACTTTGGTATTCCACTTATTGCAATTGCACTCACCCTACCATGAATTCTAGTCCCATCTCCAACTAACCGCTACCAAACCAACCGACTAATTTCCTTACAAAATTGATTTATCAAAACCTTTACACAACAACTACTAACACCACTAAATAAAGGGGGACACAAATGAGCCTTAATCCTAACATCCCTCATAATTTTTATCCTTACACTGAATATTTTAGGACTACTACCATATACCTTTACTCCCACAACCCAACTATCACTAAACATAGGATTAGCCGTACCACTATGATTAGCAACAGTAATCATCGGGCTACGAAACCAACCCACTGCCGCACTAGGACATCTCCTACCAGAAGGAACCCCAACACCCCTAATTCCAGTTTTAATCATTATCGAAACAATTAGCCTATTTATTCGACCACTAGCCCTAGGCGTACGGCTTACAGCAAACCTAACAGCCGGCCATCTATTAATTCAATTAATTTCAACCGCTACAATCACCCTACTACCAATAATAACCACAGTGGCAACTCTAACAGCAATTCTATTAGTACTACTGACATTACTAGAAGTTGCAGTAGCCATTATTCAGGCTTACGTATTTGTTCTACTATTAAGCCTCTACCTACAAGAAAACGTCTAATGGCCCACCAAGCACATGCATATCATATGGTTGATCCAAGCCCATGGCCCCTAACCGGCGCAGTAGCTGCTCTCCTAATAACATCAGGTTTAGCTATCTGATTCCACTTCCACTCAACCATCCTTATAACACTAGGATTAGCACTAATACTACTAACCATATATCAATGATGACGAGACATTGTGCGAGAAAGCACCTTTCAAGGACATCACACACCGCCCGTTCAAAAAGGCCTACGATATGGAATAATCCTATTTATTACCTCAGAAGTATTCTTTTTCATTGGTTTCTTTTGAGCTTTCTATCATTCTAGCCTAGCACCCACCCCAGAATTAGGAGGCTGCTGACCACCAACTGGCATTACACCACTAGATCCATTCGAAGTGCCCCTACTAAATACCGCCGTACTCCTAGCATCTGGTGTTACAGTTACATGATCACACCACAGCATCATAGAAGGTGAACGCAAACAAGCAATTCAATCACTAGCGCTTACAATCCTCCTAGGATTCTACTTCACCGCCCTCCAAGCCATAGAATACTACGAAGCCCCTTTCACAATCGCCGACGGAGTATATGGCTCAACCTTCTTCGTAGCAACAGGATTCCACGGACTACATGTCATTATTGGATCGACCTTCCTAACCATCTGCTTACTCCGACAAATTCAATATCATTTCACATCAGAACACCACTTCGGATTCGAAGCAGCTGCATGATACTGACACTTCGTAGATGTTGTATGATTATTCCTATACGTCTCTATTTACTGATGAGGCTCATATCTTTCTAGTATCTAAAGTTAGTACGAGTGACTTCCAATCACCTAGTCTTGGTTAA
Coding sequences within it:
- the ATP6 gene encoding ATP synthase F0 subunit 6, producing the protein MALNLFDQFMSPTHFGIPLIAIALTLPWILVPSPTNRYQTNRLISLQNWFIKTFTQQLLTPLNKGGHKWALILTSLMIFILTLNILGLLPYTFTPTTQLSLNMGLAVPLWLATVIIGLRNQPTAALGHLLPEGTPTPLIPVLIIIETISLFIRPLALGVRLTANLTAGHLLIQLISTATITLLPMMTTVATLTAILLVLLTLLEVAVAIIQAYVFVLLLSLYLQENV
- the COX3 gene encoding cytochrome c oxidase subunit III (TAA stop codon is completed by the addition of 3' A residues to the mRNA), which encodes MAHQAHAYHMVDPSPWPLTGAVAALLMTSGLAIWFHFHSTILMTLGLALMLLTMYQWWRDIVRESTFQGHHTPPVQKGLRYGMILFITSEVFFFIGFFWAFYHSSLAPTPELGGCWPPTGITPLDPFEVPLLNTAVLLASGVTVTWSHHSIMEGERKQAIQSLALTILLGFYFTALQAMEYYEAPFTIADGVYGSTFFVATGFHGLHVIIGSTFLTICLLRQIQYHFTSEHHFGFEAAAWYWHFVDVVWLFLYVSIYWWGS